The genomic window TCATTTGTGCACACGAGAGCGTGGCATAGTATGAAAGTTCGGGAACTGAGATGGGAGCGATAGTAGCCACAGTGCAAAGAGCGCGAGTCTAGTGATTGACAGTTTAGAGCAGAATTGTGAAAAAACGTGGTTGGCTTTTGATTTTGACATCTATATTATAATATGGATACATGGCCAGCGGGTTCATTATTGAAATATTCAAATATGGATAAGTGAAAAGTGCAACTATATGAATATTAAAAGAAGAAACCAGATATGAGTAGTTTGAAACGAGACTTGAAAGCGGCGTAGCCAGAGCAAAATTTTGAAgggtattattaatattaatttgctCAAAACTTACACGTATAGAttaacaaactaacaacgtATTATTtcggtactgtataattatgtacataaaatcactcTATTAGACTATAAACATAGATGAGCAACCACGCCTATAACTTTAGGGAAATACGGAACCCCAAGAACCCCAAGAACCCCCCTCCCccgtagctacgccactggacATGACTAAGTGCAACGTCTAATGTGACTGTTCTAATAAGCATGCGCGCTCCAAGCGACGCTATAAGGATCGTTGAAAAGTCGCATGGCCCTCTAAGGGTGCACGGATTCATTACATATAACAAAATTGCTGCCACAAAACCTAGATCGAATGCAACAAAGAATGTGATTGGTGGAGAGTGGTAAACGCAACGCCCACAACCCATACAAAAGCTATACCTACACAAGAGAAGTACCGATCTCACTCAGAGCTCATTCGTTTAGCGAAATCGCTGCAGTTCATTCTGGTAAAAGTTTTGGATAATTCTCTCGCTCCACCGTCAGTCATTGCATTCCTGCCGAGGTGATTCCACGAAGGTACAACTACAAGACAGAATATAGTCGATTTGTTGCGTGCACAAACATTGAGCAGCGGCGTAGCCAGAGTCCAAGATTTGGGGGAAGCTCTGGAAAATTTTCTCAAATCTGTATTAAATGACGACACACGTAGCAAGTTGATGCATCATGCCTTACTGAATACTCGTGCAATGAACGAGCTAGCCGTTTCACAATGCAAACGTGGTAGATGGATATTTCGACAGAATTGGCTGTCTAGCCTTATCTCCTGCACTACGCGACAAGTCTGCAATAAACAGCAATTTGTTGACTAGCTAATGCCCAATGTCCATGCAGTTTACGCTCCAACTATTAAGTATGCCAAGATATCCGAGCCGTCGATTTTGTATCCTGCAGAGTCTGATTCTGTTGCAATCGTCGAGTCTGGCATTCATTACCAGACTCTGGATCACAGTCTGTCTCTCGTGATCGATTGAGAACACCTAAAGTCGAATCTGCTCAGCGCCGGAtgcaggaatttttgaaagagggggttcaccgttagcagttatttatatcattactaattttctcttttctaatgaaattatatgaaattattgaatcaTGCCTATTGGAAATGAGTAGGTTTAAACCCCCCTAacccccctctggatccggctcTGCTGCTGTAAATATAGTGGCTGAAGTGTATCGGCTGTGACGATGACAACGAGGTCGTAGGAGAATACGAATTCAACAGCAGCTTCTGGTTGGAAAAGCTATGTAGAAACCGTATATGGTGTAAGATCGTCGTCTGACAGTGAATGTTCCTCTGTTTCACCTGTATAGAATATGAAGGCTACTCTAGAAACTAGCAGCCATGCATGATCAGCAACTATAGACGCCTACTGCCTTACATGAAACCTATAGGCCATGAACTATGACTGACTTACCGCTTAGGCCTAAAGAAAGATAATATACTGTCCTTTTCGTGTCGCTTCCGGGAATGCTGTTTCCTTAACGCACGAGGTCGCATAAGAACGCGCGCGAACGTTGTCCGATGGCACGTGACAACAAGGTTAGGCAATTTACTTTACGACAATAAaagagatttaattaatattattgtagtcagcatcattatcatcattaaCAATCACTAATGGCTAGATAATCCTACAATTTGAAAACTTTGGTTGCAATTTGTAAATTTAGGGATCAAAATCTAGATAGTAGCCAATTTTTTTGGCGGCACGTTCCCCCAGCAGGGCCCCCATAGCTACGCCACTTACCAATATGAGTTACCTAAGGGCACTAGCTGGCCACCTCTCTGCAAAAATCCAGGATCATTCTCtgtatagtatatacaccactcTTTTTCCTTGACACCGATTCTACCATagccaagtcacgtgaccagactaactaaaattttagctcttactgttgtcaacaaaACCCAACCAAATAGAAAGCAATTTACAAGTCTACGATTATCTGTACTATTAAATTGCGTAAGAATGTTCACTTTGTTGATCTTCAAAGGTCTCTGTGGACATGCAAAATAGCTCAATCTCATTTTTCTGCCACCCAACTTCCAACTGTTATCCCCATTTTTACCACCGAGGCAGTTGTCTCGGTAGCCTCTGAGTTTAGGAGTATCCACAAAAGCATGGTCAATAACTTATGCAATGTTCACAAACTTTTCATTTACAACCAAGAGAGCGGTAATCTGAAAGCGTGTGCAGACAAATTCGCTGCAATTCTAGTGATATCTAGCGTAGTATGGCCATAGACTTGCAATTTCCAGACATGAACAGGTACAGAActaagtttaattaaaacagagtCAACCCAGTCGGGAAAGACCATGCTTAGCCACCACCCTTGATGCATCAGCGGCGTAGCCAAAGCACAAATTTTTGGAGgttcattattaatattaatttgttcaaaattaatatttattttcaAATTACCTGTGTATGTATATTCGTATAGATTTACAAACTAACGACGTATCATTtcggtactgtataattatgtacataaaatcaaTCTATTTGACTATAACAAAATTGATGAGCAACCACGTCCATAACTTTTGGGGTACTGAACCTCCCCCCAAAGAACCCCCAGTAGCCACGCCTCTGGACGCATGGCGAAAAAGTGAGATACTCaaactagtttaattaattacggaTGTTGATTCAGAGCACAGGAAGTTTAGCTTATGGTAGATAAACAAAGTAAAGCACAGCGAGAAACAAACTAATTTCTGGTCTAGGAATAACGTATAACCTTGGGATTAtaaaaaattttattataaatttttaagttgctatatatatatacagagtACTCGCCAGTACCGTCGGtaccgtcaaaatgacggttgggagagggaagggaCGTTTGCAATGGGGAAAACAAAATTTATTGGCGGTTGAGACAGAATAggaaagccttagcatgcatagtgtgggatcacggatctaaagacattaatggtcttgatggtcccaaagttgctacagaacaatacatattctcatgtcagacatctggtaATATTAGGGagtgaattcctgttgacctctcacacaagaagtgctaatgagtgactgtggttgcagcaggtgttctactaattcctgtttatcttcaatctcatgtgttttgtactgtacacccttGCCCTTTTAGTTCAGCTCATAATTCCAGTTTTTAAGttaacttgtcattgtaataatctactgtattgtctgtctgtctatctgttacGTTGTATTTgattctaatacaactagagaacagataaagcaattttatgatgtcattaccaaatacGTCAAGATCAAACatatgatgacgtcattatacTTAATGACGTtatattgacggttggcaaaaaTCCTGGAAAgaacactatatatatatatatatatatatatatatatatatatatatatatatacacacacgtTTTTCTTAGTTGCGTAGTGTATTTGTAATTgagttttaataattaattaatttaaattaatttacgtTAATTCGTAACGTTGACGACAttgtttttattaaattacaattaaatttttaatatatgtAAATTTTTACGACAAAGTAAATATTGTAAGCACACAAGCGTTGTATCTAGATAACCTCTTTCATAAGCCCTCCTAACGTGCGCGGGGGTGGCTAGAGCAGGAACCACTTCCAATCTGTCTGCTCGTTTGACTGTTTGAATAGGGCAGATGCATAGTCGTCACTCTGTGTGAGAGTGCGGTTTCGATCGCAATAGTGGACAGTCTGTCATTGGAACGACTTCATACAAGGGCGTATCCAGCGTTCAATTTGCTTGGTGCccagttaatattaattaatgaagagTTTAACTGACAATGATGTAGCAACAATGCAATCAACAAAAATTCTTTATtttattacaaaaatttatatcaataactACGTTTTTACAAAATCTGTAGGCGGGTCTACACTtctttattaatatattaaattgATTAGCTATTTTTATCGCCGAATGAAGTTGTCGCTGATGTCAAGGTGGGGCTAAGTGCAAGAGCTAGCCCTTATCCGGGGAATCTCATCATGCCGCTTCTGCTGTCTTTGATGTCTTTCTTGTGTCTCCACCATATTCGGCCAACAGGTAACAAGCTTGCGTGTTTGTACACGTACCCGTTACAGTGCAAACATGAAAGGCCATGCAGACatggtgcatgcatgcagaacGTTGTAGCTACGATATGTCTAGATAGAGTGAGAGGCTATTGTTTGAGGTCTGCAACTTAGGTACGACAGAGGGAGGCTTGAATGTTGCATTCTGTGTAATAAAATGTGTGTATTGATTATGTTGTGTATGTCTGATTGCATGTCTGCTTCCAAATATTTCAGATTTACGTCAACTGGAggagtgtgtgcatgcagtcgtgtgtgtgtgtgtgtgtgtgtgtgtgtgtgtgtgtgtgtgtgtgtgtgtgtgtgtgtgtttgtgcgtgcgcacgagcgagcgtgcgtgcgtgagtgagtgcgtgcgtgcgtgcgtgcgtgcgtgcgtgcgtgcgtgcgtgagtgagtgcgtgcgtgtgtatgatTAGACGTATACACGACGCGAGTAGATTCGTAGTAGTATCTATCAATATCACTCGGCAGGCGCGAACGCCTACGTGACGGACGCACTTAAATGATTTACATACGTCAAACGGCTGATTGGAGAGGCGCAAAAGAGGAGAAAGCAGAGTGTCGGGATGTGATCGCGTTTGGGATGCTAACAACTTTTGTCTAGATTTCTGACCATAGACTAGCAAATAACATTTTAACCTAATATATAAGAATTAATAAACGTTCTATAGGAATTCTGGAGTTAGCCGGTCCCGTGACGACTTTTGCTTGAGAAGTAGGCGTGGCGTTATTGTATTACGTTTAGCGTGCGCTAGCCCTCAACACTTGAAAGATTTTTCTGACGCGGCTGAATGCACCGGGAAGTATAATTCTGCAACCAAAATTTAACTGCTACAATATAATACACGCGACCACGTCGCAAACACTAAGAGGTTCAAGacataacttaattaatgggGTGGAGCTGTAGGTGATAGTTAGGGAGTTAGCTACACCACGCGTCATATGTCTTGTGATGACAAATGTAAGCAACGACTGaattaaattgtaattttaaaATAGGAGAGTTAAAATACAAAAGAATATTGAACTCTGTAATTAAACATTTTTGGCAATGCAATCAGTCTAGCTAGCCTGCATGCATTAATGTCCCCCAATAATACTGCAAACTAATGATGTGCATGCCGCATGTCTAGCGTCTGCCTATAGCAGCGACGGAAAGGTTCGACTTGCTAACGGATCGACGCCAAATGAAGGAAGGGTTGAAATCTACTACAAGTGAGCACAGATTTTTATCAGTGTTCGTGCATCTCTGCATGTGCTTCAACTTTTTCTGTTCAGTAATCAATGGGGAACAGTGTGCGATAATGGTTGGAATCTTACTGATGCAAACGTCGTGTGTAAGCAACTAAACTACACTCGTGCGTACGGGTATACTACGAGTGCGGACCACGGGGAAGGCTCAGGGAGAATATGGATGAACGACGTTTCGTGTACTTCACGGGAACTGCAATTGAAGTCGTGTTTGTTCTCGGGTTGGGGTGTACACAACTGCACACACTCGCAAGATGCTGGAGTAATTTGTGGTAAAACGgaaaatcacacacacacacacacacacacacacacacacacacacacacacacacacacacacacacacacacacacacacacacacacacacacacacacacacacacacacacacacacacacacacacacacacacacacacacacacacacacacacacacacacacacacacacacacacacacacgcacacaacacacacacacacacacacacacacacacacacacacacacacacacacacacacacacacacacacacaacacacacacacacacacacacacacacacacacaaacacacacacacacacacacacacacacacacacacacacacacacacacaacacacacacacacacacacacacacacacacacacacacacacacacacaaacacacacacacacacacacacacacacacacacacacacacacacacacacacacacacacacaacaaacacacacacacacacacacacacacacacacaaacacacacacacacacacacacacacacacacacacacacacacacacacacacacacaaacacacaaacacacacacacacacacacacacacacacacacacacacacacacacacacacaaacacacacacacacacacacacacacacacacacacacacacaaacacacacacacacacacacacacacacacacacacacacacacacacacacacacacacacacacacacacaagtttaCTTTCTAAAGTATTCTactcatttgtctgttttcattttattgtcaatttttttgGTTTACGTAGAGACGTTGCACTTGACAACAGGACTAGTTTCTACGAGCCAACAAAATTACTCTCATAGTAACTTCACGACCGCAACTGTTTCTCTGGGTACACAACACTCGTCGCAGCAAGAGTTACCAACGTCTAGTGAAGGAACAACATTTCTGCAAGAGGTAAACGTTCGACTGATTGGTGGTCGAAATGAGCACGAAGGATTGCTTCAGATTTACTCAAGGTAAGGTACACTACAGTGTAGTAATGTGTCTAGACTAGTCCgtgtaaacacaaacacatgtgcatgcatgaacGAGCACAAGCGCGCAAATGTATAAGCATAAGAAGTTTTCGAGGTTTATAGGGCAAATTTGGTGGCAAGATATACTTAACTCTGAGATACAATAAAATAGAATAactaataaattgatattacaatatataaataatttgttatttatttatttatttgtttgttatttattatttattatttatttatttgtttgtttgtatatttataatttttatttatttatttatttatttatttatttatttatttatttatttatctattcattaagttatttatttatttatttattatttatttatttatttatctatttattaaattattttttatttatttatttatttattatatgtgtatatttataaataaattaattaataaataatataaaagtTAAAATGATAAATGGACATTGTAAAATAGAATAGAATAACAAGTAtctataaattaaaaattaaaaattaaaacaaaacaaattaaaatacaacttatataaaataatctataattaattattgccgAGTATAGCGAGTcttctaatccgggttgcacaaaagaaaggggcgtggtcctaaaTGGCTCTCCAGCGAactggtatatatatatatatatatatatatatatatatatatatatatatatatatatatatatatccgcgtgtgtgtgtgtgtacacacgaacctcaaattCATTATAAGACCTACGTTAAAAAATcctttccgtgtccgactaaaGATCAGTATAGGAACGTTtggtgcaagtgaccaaacggcgaatAAAAAGCCTCACAAGGTTTCGTCGCCCTGTCtttttgtatttgtacttgacaaccaagaaacaccattagctgaatgccacctgcagtcaactattcacacgtcccgtactacagtatgatcaatcctttactagaCTGACTCCGCtgtatctaacactgttgatagtcaatgtttgccgatgtcaatttctatgtcagtaaataccataccactgttgTTACAACAGAACTGACATCATatttatactgtacatttcaattgtcttgaccACGATCGCGATACGACGACTACCTACCAGGCTTAGATACGCAATCTAAATTACTAGGAAGTCttcatgtttacttccatgacagctgcGGGGCTTTAAACAAAtatgtattgtctagctagaacaTGGCGTTTTAGTAGACGGTCAGACAACTCCATTgcacgtgttactcaccagtgggaggcgcctacggataccgtaaaactaaTTGTTTCTAGTGTTTAGATTGAACAACTGATTGTTTACTTTCATTCGTCTATACTTTCAGTATGTATGGCTAATCTTAACTgatccattttgtgtgtgcatgttagAGGTGTATGGGGCACAGCAAGAATCTGCTTTCGTGAACAATGGGGTAAAGAAGAAGCAGATGTCGTTTGCCATCAACTGGGCTATAATCGCTCAATCGAAACGAGAACCCCAGGACTCTTTGCCAGAGACGAACCGTACTCTCCCAGATTCGTCTTCTACCACATAAATTGCAATGGCGACGAAAACTCGCTTTTCGATTGTCGACTTGCTTTAATGGTACGCGGTCAGGGATGTGTAGGTGAAATCGATGTGGACGTGGATGTCGTGTGCTTTCATAGTAAGATCGTATAGTTGTATGGTGTGCTTACTATATGTTTGATTATcattttttctatttgttcTTCGCTCAAAGCTCCGGCAGCGGAATCAGGTATGACAGATCAATTACATGTATACGTGTAAATAGTAAAACAAACCTAAACtatttaaaataaatgtaaCTATTACAGTAAGCATAAACTAGTAAAGTAAAATACaataagtaataaattgtatGTAATAAAAATGATGTATATGGGGCGTAGCTTACTAGATCATTATCGCGCGGGATTTTCAATGATTATAATCAGATGATAAAGTTAGCATCAGGCTATTTTTAGAATAAACTATTTGCATCAAACCATCAAAACTTTTGCAAGATTCAATCTAAAATCGATGAAGCCAATTCACACtttataaattaaattgtTTATCATAATG from Corticium candelabrum chromosome 12, ooCorCand1.1, whole genome shotgun sequence includes these protein-coding regions:
- the LOC134187934 gene encoding neurotrypsin-like, whose product is MPLLLSLMSFLCLHHIRPTASAYSSDGKVRLANGSTPNEGRVEIYYNNQWGTVCDNGWNLTDANVVCKQLNYTRAYGYTTSADHGEGSGRIWMNDVSCTSRELQLKSCLFSGWGVHNCTHSQDAGVICETLHLTTGLVSTSQQNYSHSNFTTATVSLGTQHSSQQELPTSSEGTTFLQEVNVRLIGGRNEHEGLLQIYSRGVWGTARICFREQWGKEEADVVCHQLGYNRSIETRTPGLFARDEPYSPRFVFYHINCNGDENSLFDCRLALMVRGQGCVGEIDVDVDVVCFHTPAAESALLLVVVCTACGVVIITILSFALICMVARNRRPTGPPMRRAEDIVQAKVENTSVRIARKVENPAMQDNTATRVEHPSNQAGTRSGYSNVQIATKPENSYRQVDAQVERSTVQDDCLGRGNANADVTVRRSPAGSASSEEPPSYRLVVGYTVDRQTGTVRSTDQQAPRCKLVYKV